One genomic region from Ptychodera flava strain L36383 chromosome 14, AS_Pfla_20210202, whole genome shotgun sequence encodes:
- the LOC139150330 gene encoding R-spondin-2-like produces the protein MPSVRLTSVLCVLFLTTLRSGVNGRAERERRYFCPPPCKECDHREGCKLCDDRFSLYRLSIGYGVCLGSCPIGYYDFQGICTECGLSDCLSCSDGYTCRRCKYPYKLYNSACHAECPPPLEPVRYRAYGMICRKPREETKDESTRRPSNVTE, from the exons ATGCCGTCGGTGAGATTGACCTCTGTTTTGTGCGTGCTGTTTCTGACCACGTTGAGGAGTGGAGTTAATGGCAGAGCAGAAAGAGAACGGCGATATT tcTGTCCACCACCGTGTAAAGAATGCGACCACCGAGAAGGATGCAAACTCTGTGACGACAGGTTTTCATTGTACAGATTATCAATCGG ATATGGAGTGTGTCTTGGAAGCTGCCCTATCGGTTACTACGACTTCCAGGGAATCTGCACAG AATGTGGGCTAAGTGATTGTCTGAGTTGCAGCGACGGATATACATGCAGACGTTGCAAGTATCCATACAAGTTATACAACTCGGCCTGTCATGCGGAGTGTCCTCCACCATTGGAACCAGTCAGATACAGAGCCTACGGAATGATTTGTCGCAAGCCAAGAGAGGAAACCAAGGATGAAAGCACACGTCGACCTTCCAATGTCACTGAATAG
- the LOC139150328 gene encoding dentin sialophosphoprotein-like isoform X1 encodes MDIERGSLDDISRPASSDRPRTGSRPSSRVSLSCVTSSLSTRAPQRITTPTLLELLPPEDISQQEYDLEVVEYQSSDSDDDSGNQNATDALKQLLCSRDNEESEDFSARSGNESQTQGASSSARQSQSAQEQTEEDEDDAIQDPKIRAAIKKMKKLDKILDQKIKREKEVKRQRLQLQRQMQEELERAKPEGREELKEAKENTMKFLALAPPPHHNEGINIDDISPPVTPLFATQPNISSRDGGSTDRSDRSRTSNTSESKASSAGASSRSAASSRDSRPNTHKKSAGTGANRKGNKTKSAKGDARQNKKDGADFIKRNIDLASDAGNVIAMTDDEKKRLEELLGDVEMLKEDNEENANFNPFALQITPGLGFRPDEQEQKELNDIDARLQALLPREDFESICSTPRRANFENSEFSFSQKEYAESLDLMQLGERALRDTKETRDQQTRLKEIEDELTHLQLRVESEMEYPRLTDQQLQDLLDLCSQASSRATQETNAIALSPRSPSQASSPASSSVPVNSPKLPDDILRKLLSDARQELQISSSRLSMVREESESRASESILLTDRSREVDGPETVNERDITLESLSVDTIQELLQNPRATSRALSRSSQDDQTPTPQTPGANHTDTNQTDNGAFTENSDSNLDTASEGFGNPVFTPRRKLPTKKAQRREKEMGRASQNDAKDSLGRNHSDTGGVANTPKQGKDIQSDRGQTSTDDEIPDEKKKTEEEEEEEQTPRNDDDDTPTVEDLEEDAVQGSVMSVSENHLSWQDALPVDQVVEEGYPDEEIESDIDDEDDFGLNDDESLESELRALQMGTPSTVSRASSHMRTESGMSIKELRISKSAFDSRPSSKANSHGTPVTPEPVPKPPSKASSLKMSARSFQSVKKGQATVHRSDPLATASRAASETSTLRSDSADTLVESSDFDYEHDAEIREQLLQEDEHSRVARERWQRQHNMGATSVRSTQSFAPTPTPHPPNTGRKSKGKNSGSRKMSSKNGDDEERTFSPPLL; translated from the exons ATGGACATTGAGCGTGGTAGCCTTGATGACATCAGCCGGCCAGCCAGCAGTGACAGACCTAGGACTGGGAGCCGGCCAAGCAGCCGAGTCTCACTGAGCTGCGTGACGTCGTCCCTATCAACCAGAGCGCCTCAAAGAATCACAACGCCCACGCTGCTGGAACTTCTACCTCCCGAAGACATTTCTCAACAG GAGTATGACTTGGAAGTGGTTGAATATCAGAGCTCTGACAGCGATGATGACAGTGGGAATCAGAATGCAACCGATGCCTTGAAGCAGTTACTGTGCTCAA GGGACAATGAAGAGAGTGAGGACTTCAGCGCCAGAAGTGGAAATGAAAGCCAAACACAGGGGGCCAGCAGCAGTGCAAGACAGTCGCAGTCTGCTCAAGAACAGACGGAGGAGGATGAAGACGACGCAATCCAGGACCCCAAGATCCGAGCAGCCATCAAGAAGATGAAGAAACTGGACAAGATCCTGGATCAGAAGATCAAGCGGGAGAAGGAAGTGAAGAGGCAGAGACTCCAGCTGCAAAGACAGATGCAGGAAGAGCTGGAGAGAGCCAAGCCGGAAGGCAGGGAGGAACTGAAAGAAGCCAAGGAAAATACCATGAAATTCCTGGCTTTGGCTCCACCGCCACATCATAATGAAG GCATTAACATAGATGACATATCGCCGCCCGTCACTCCACTGTTTGCCACACAGCCAAACATTAGCAGCAGAGATGGCGGGAGTACTGACCGGTCTGACCGGTCCAGGACAAGTAACACGTCGGAAAGCAAAGCGTCCAGTGCAG GAGCATCATCTCGTAGTGCAGCCAGTAGCAGGGATTCCAGACCAAACACTCACAAGAAATCAGCGGGAACAGGCGCCAACAGAAAGGGCAACAAGACTAAGTCAGCAAAAGGCGATGCAAGGCAAAATAAGAAAGATGGAGCCGATTTCATCAAGAGAAACATCGAT CTTGCTTCTGATGCTGGTAATGTAATCGCCATGACGGATGACGAGAAGAAGAGACTGGAAGAGTTGCTAGGAGATGTGGAGATGTTGAAAGAAGATAACGAAGAG AATGCAAATTTCAACCCCTTTGCCCTGCAAATCACGCCTGGCCTAGGCTTTCGTCCAGACGAACAAGAGCAGAAAGAACTCAATGATATTGATGCCAGATTGCAAGCCTTGCTACCTAGGGAAGACTTTGAGTCCATTTGTAGTACACCAAGGAGGGCCAACTTTGAAAACTCTGAG TTCAGCTTCTCACAGAAGGAGTATGCTGAGTCGCTAGACTTGATGCAGCTCGGAGAGAGGGCGCTGCGGGACACCAAGGAGACCAGAGATCAACAGACCAGACTCAAAGAAATTGAAGACGAGTTGACGCACTTACAGTTGCGGGTAGAGAGTGAG ATGGAGTATCCACGCCTCACTGACCAACAGCTGCAAGACCTACTGGATCTCTGCTCACAGGCCAGCTCAAGGGCCACACAGGAGACAAACGCCATAGCACTGTCTCCAAGGTCACCCAGCCAGGCGTCTTCACCAGCATCCAGCTCCGTCCCTGTGAATTCACCAAAGCTTCCAGACGATATACTCAGAAAACTGCTTTCCGATGCCAGGCAGGAATTACAGATCAGCAGCAGTAGACTGAGCATGGTCAGAGAGGAATCGGAGAGCCGGGCGTCAGAGTCCATTCTGTTAACTGACAGGTCAAGAGAGGTTGATGGCCCTGAGACAGTCAATGAAAGAG ACATAACTTTGGAGTCTTTATCAGTCGACACGATACAAGAGCTGTTACAGAATCCAAGAGCCACCTCCAGGGCCCTGTCCCGGTCTAGTCAGGATGACCAAACCCCAACTCCACAAACACCAGGAGCCAACCACACGGACACCAACCAGACTGATAATGGAGCATTTACAGAGAATTCAGACAGCAATCTTGACACTGCATCTGAAGGGTTTGGAAATCCAGTATTTACACCAAGGCGCAAACTGCCAACAAAGAAAGCTCAGAGGAGAGAGAAAGAAATGGGTAGGGCCAGTCAGAATGATGCAAAGGACAGTCTTGGCAGAAACCATTCAGATACAGGGGGTGTTGCCAATACACCCAAGCAGGGGAAAGATATCCAGAGCGACCGAGGTCAAACTTCAACTGATGATGAAATTCCAGATGAGAAAAAGAAGacagaggaggaggaggaagaggagCAAACACCaagaaatgatgatgatgatactcCGACAGTAGAAGATTTGGAGGAAGATGCGGTTCAGGGAAGTGTAATGTCAGTTTCAGAAAATCATTTGAGTTGGCAGGATGCACTGCCAGTGGATCAGGTAGTGGAAGAGGGTTATCCAGATGAAGAGATAGAATCAGACATTGATGATGAGGATGACTTTGGCCTGAATGATGATGAAAGTCTAGAAAGTGAACTGAGGGCATTACAAATGGGAACACCATCCACTGTTTCACGAGCAAGTTCACATATGAGAACAGAATCTGGCATGAGCATCAAGGAACTGCGGATTTCCAAGTCAGCATTTGATTCCCGTCCAAGCTCTAAAGCGAACAGTCACGGCACTCCAGTCACTCCCGAACCAGTGCCCAAACCTCCATCCAAGGCGTCCAGCCTCAAGATGAGCGCCAGAAGCTTCCAGTCTGTGAAGAAGGGTCAGGCCACTGTCCATCGGTCAGATCCTCTGGCCACTGCGTCCAGAGCTGCATCAGAGACTTCTACCTTGAGGTCAGATTCTGCCGACACCTTGGTGGAATCTTCAGACTTTGACTACGAACACGATGCAGAGATCCGCGAGCAGCTCCTGCAGGAAGACGAGCACTCAAGGGTGGCCAGAGAGCGCTGGCAACGGCAACACAACATGGGAGCCACGTCAGTCAGAAGCACACAGTCATTTGCACCCACACCAACACCACATCCACCCAACACAGGCAGGAAATCTAAAGGCAAGAATAGCGGTAGTAGAAAAATGTCCTCAAAGAATGGAGATGATGAAGAGAGAACTTTCAGTCCTCCTCTTTTGTGA
- the LOC139150328 gene encoding dentin sialophosphoprotein-like isoform X2, which produces MKKLDKILDQKIKREKEVKRQRLQLQRQMQEELERAKPEGREELKEAKENTMKFLALAPPPHHNEGINIDDISPPVTPLFATQPNISSRDGGSTDRSDRSRTSNTSESKASSAGASSRSAASSRDSRPNTHKKSAGTGANRKGNKTKSAKGDARQNKKDGADFIKRNIDLASDAGNVIAMTDDEKKRLEELLGDVEMLKEDNEENANFNPFALQITPGLGFRPDEQEQKELNDIDARLQALLPREDFESICSTPRRANFENSEFSFSQKEYAESLDLMQLGERALRDTKETRDQQTRLKEIEDELTHLQLRVESEMEYPRLTDQQLQDLLDLCSQASSRATQETNAIALSPRSPSQASSPASSSVPVNSPKLPDDILRKLLSDARQELQISSSRLSMVREESESRASESILLTDRSREVDGPETVNERDITLESLSVDTIQELLQNPRATSRALSRSSQDDQTPTPQTPGANHTDTNQTDNGAFTENSDSNLDTASEGFGNPVFTPRRKLPTKKAQRREKEMGRASQNDAKDSLGRNHSDTGGVANTPKQGKDIQSDRGQTSTDDEIPDEKKKTEEEEEEEQTPRNDDDDTPTVEDLEEDAVQGSVMSVSENHLSWQDALPVDQVVEEGYPDEEIESDIDDEDDFGLNDDESLESELRALQMGTPSTVSRASSHMRTESGMSIKELRISKSAFDSRPSSKANSHGTPVTPEPVPKPPSKASSLKMSARSFQSVKKGQATVHRSDPLATASRAASETSTLRSDSADTLVESSDFDYEHDAEIREQLLQEDEHSRVARERWQRQHNMGATSVRSTQSFAPTPTPHPPNTGRKSKGKNSGSRKMSSKNGDDEERTFSPPLL; this is translated from the exons ATGAAGAAACTGGACAAGATCCTGGATCAGAAGATCAAGCGGGAGAAGGAAGTGAAGAGGCAGAGACTCCAGCTGCAAAGACAGATGCAGGAAGAGCTGGAGAGAGCCAAGCCGGAAGGCAGGGAGGAACTGAAAGAAGCCAAGGAAAATACCATGAAATTCCTGGCTTTGGCTCCACCGCCACATCATAATGAAG GCATTAACATAGATGACATATCGCCGCCCGTCACTCCACTGTTTGCCACACAGCCAAACATTAGCAGCAGAGATGGCGGGAGTACTGACCGGTCTGACCGGTCCAGGACAAGTAACACGTCGGAAAGCAAAGCGTCCAGTGCAG GAGCATCATCTCGTAGTGCAGCCAGTAGCAGGGATTCCAGACCAAACACTCACAAGAAATCAGCGGGAACAGGCGCCAACAGAAAGGGCAACAAGACTAAGTCAGCAAAAGGCGATGCAAGGCAAAATAAGAAAGATGGAGCCGATTTCATCAAGAGAAACATCGAT CTTGCTTCTGATGCTGGTAATGTAATCGCCATGACGGATGACGAGAAGAAGAGACTGGAAGAGTTGCTAGGAGATGTGGAGATGTTGAAAGAAGATAACGAAGAG AATGCAAATTTCAACCCCTTTGCCCTGCAAATCACGCCTGGCCTAGGCTTTCGTCCAGACGAACAAGAGCAGAAAGAACTCAATGATATTGATGCCAGATTGCAAGCCTTGCTACCTAGGGAAGACTTTGAGTCCATTTGTAGTACACCAAGGAGGGCCAACTTTGAAAACTCTGAG TTCAGCTTCTCACAGAAGGAGTATGCTGAGTCGCTAGACTTGATGCAGCTCGGAGAGAGGGCGCTGCGGGACACCAAGGAGACCAGAGATCAACAGACCAGACTCAAAGAAATTGAAGACGAGTTGACGCACTTACAGTTGCGGGTAGAGAGTGAG ATGGAGTATCCACGCCTCACTGACCAACAGCTGCAAGACCTACTGGATCTCTGCTCACAGGCCAGCTCAAGGGCCACACAGGAGACAAACGCCATAGCACTGTCTCCAAGGTCACCCAGCCAGGCGTCTTCACCAGCATCCAGCTCCGTCCCTGTGAATTCACCAAAGCTTCCAGACGATATACTCAGAAAACTGCTTTCCGATGCCAGGCAGGAATTACAGATCAGCAGCAGTAGACTGAGCATGGTCAGAGAGGAATCGGAGAGCCGGGCGTCAGAGTCCATTCTGTTAACTGACAGGTCAAGAGAGGTTGATGGCCCTGAGACAGTCAATGAAAGAG ACATAACTTTGGAGTCTTTATCAGTCGACACGATACAAGAGCTGTTACAGAATCCAAGAGCCACCTCCAGGGCCCTGTCCCGGTCTAGTCAGGATGACCAAACCCCAACTCCACAAACACCAGGAGCCAACCACACGGACACCAACCAGACTGATAATGGAGCATTTACAGAGAATTCAGACAGCAATCTTGACACTGCATCTGAAGGGTTTGGAAATCCAGTATTTACACCAAGGCGCAAACTGCCAACAAAGAAAGCTCAGAGGAGAGAGAAAGAAATGGGTAGGGCCAGTCAGAATGATGCAAAGGACAGTCTTGGCAGAAACCATTCAGATACAGGGGGTGTTGCCAATACACCCAAGCAGGGGAAAGATATCCAGAGCGACCGAGGTCAAACTTCAACTGATGATGAAATTCCAGATGAGAAAAAGAAGacagaggaggaggaggaagaggagCAAACACCaagaaatgatgatgatgatactcCGACAGTAGAAGATTTGGAGGAAGATGCGGTTCAGGGAAGTGTAATGTCAGTTTCAGAAAATCATTTGAGTTGGCAGGATGCACTGCCAGTGGATCAGGTAGTGGAAGAGGGTTATCCAGATGAAGAGATAGAATCAGACATTGATGATGAGGATGACTTTGGCCTGAATGATGATGAAAGTCTAGAAAGTGAACTGAGGGCATTACAAATGGGAACACCATCCACTGTTTCACGAGCAAGTTCACATATGAGAACAGAATCTGGCATGAGCATCAAGGAACTGCGGATTTCCAAGTCAGCATTTGATTCCCGTCCAAGCTCTAAAGCGAACAGTCACGGCACTCCAGTCACTCCCGAACCAGTGCCCAAACCTCCATCCAAGGCGTCCAGCCTCAAGATGAGCGCCAGAAGCTTCCAGTCTGTGAAGAAGGGTCAGGCCACTGTCCATCGGTCAGATCCTCTGGCCACTGCGTCCAGAGCTGCATCAGAGACTTCTACCTTGAGGTCAGATTCTGCCGACACCTTGGTGGAATCTTCAGACTTTGACTACGAACACGATGCAGAGATCCGCGAGCAGCTCCTGCAGGAAGACGAGCACTCAAGGGTGGCCAGAGAGCGCTGGCAACGGCAACACAACATGGGAGCCACGTCAGTCAGAAGCACACAGTCATTTGCACCCACACCAACACCACATCCACCCAACACAGGCAGGAAATCTAAAGGCAAGAATAGCGGTAGTAGAAAAATGTCCTCAAAGAATGGAGATGATGAAGAGAGAACTTTCAGTCCTCCTCTTTTGTGA